Proteins from a single region of Xiphophorus maculatus strain JP 163 A chromosome 22, X_maculatus-5.0-male, whole genome shotgun sequence:
- the LOC102230431 gene encoding PR domain zinc finger protein 8-like isoform X3, translating to MHNSALVLSWLRLVQAARNAEEQNAEAFLKAGQVYVRTTRDIQSEEELLVWYDQELSDLLGFTDMTKGLDGEYKCGRCNQIFKNHNPFVAHCRFLCTQSKSDTWYREVHELKHVETKRHHRVTDFHNIARDLERKISGGSDEAETPSRKRKSEDAPVPKWRKTVLLEKTNISNDENVTQMGKSCDQAADDSSSSPDKLKADRVKAVRAPRGSADSAEVGEVSAAFTHHKVLDTRLGTGEGSGVLSSGNSAFSLVLSSSQGEQKSAFCKPYKRTSAVNQQIQLSSAPTAPPSRVDEITDAFTNRTILGYNNLMASSIVGGDMQTLASPIPLGNAFHYAPEHWSRSLHTTSALTVLPPTFTSSFGVSVQNWCAKCNLSFRMTSDLVFHMRSHHKKEFAAESQVRRRKEEKLTCPICHEYFRERHHLSRHMTSHN from the exons ATGCACAATTCAGCTCTTGTGCTCTCCTGGCTGCGGTTGGTGCAGGCTGCGCGTAACGCAGAGGAGCAGAACGCGGAGGCATTTCTGAAAGCGGGTCAGGTGTATGTACGCACTACGCGGGACATTCagtctgaggaggagctgctggtgTGGTACGACCAGGAGCTGTCTGACCTGCTGGGGTTCACAGACATGACCAAAGGGCTGGACGGAG aATACAAATGCGGGAGATGCAACCAGATCTTCAAAAATCACAATCCATTCGTGGCTCATTGCAGATTTCTGTGCACCCAATCGAAGAGTGACACCTGGTACCGTGAGGTCCATGAGCTCAAGCACGTGGAAACCAAGAGGCATCACCGAGTGACCGATTTCCACAACATCGCCAGAGATCtagagagaaaaatatctgGAGGAAGCGACGAGGCGGAGACTCCCtccagaaagagaaagagcGAAGATGCTCCGGTCCCCAAGTGGCGAAAAACGGTTCTGttagagaaaacaaatatttcaaacgATGAAAATGTCACCCAAATGGGTAAGAGCTGCGACCAGGCTGCGGatgactcctcctcctctcctgaCAAACTCAAAGCTGACAGGGTCAAAGCAGTTCGTGCGCCACGAGGAAGCGCTGATTCAGCTGAAGTTGGGGAAGTCAGTGCTGCTTTTACGCACCATAAAGTGCTTGACACACGTTTGGGGACAGGGGAAGGATCTGGTGTGCTTTCGAGCGGCAACAGCGCGTTTTCTCTGGTTCTGTCGAGCAGCCAGGGCGAGCAGAAAAGCGCGTTTTGTAAACCTTATAAAAGGACATCTGCTGTGAACCAGCAGATCCAACTGAGCAGCGCTCCAACAGCCCCCCCTAGCCGTGTGGATGAGATCACTGATGCGTTCACCAACAGGACTATTCTGGGATACAACAATCTGATGGCATCCAGCATCGTGGGCGGTGACATGCAGACTTTGGCCTCCCCGATTCCATTAGGCAACGCTTTCCATTACGCGCCGGAGCACTGGTCCAGAAGTCTCCACACCACATCCGCCCTCACGGTCCTCCCGCCCACTTTCACCTCCTCGTTCGGTGTGTCGGTGCAGAACTGGTGCGCCAAATGTAACTTGTCCTTCCGCATGACCTCCGATCTGGTGTTTCACATGCGATCTCACCACAAAAAGGAGTTCGCGGCGGAGTCTCAGGTGAGACGTAGGAAGGAGGAGAAACTCACCTGCCCGATTTGCCACGAATACTTCAGAGAGAGACACCACCTGTCGAGACACATGACTTCtcataactaa